The following coding sequences lie in one Pseudoxanthomonas sp. genomic window:
- a CDS encoding flagellar motor protein yields the protein MDIFSLIGLLLALVALVGGSILKGAGLSSLWSSAAFVIVILGTIAAILVHTPPPVFKRAVSIVRWIVRPPGNDGDALIAQIVEWSNIARKQGLLGLEPVVGQQEDPFLKKGLQMLVDGVEPEAIRHMMEIDLNGQEHQDLAAAKVFEAMGIYAPTLGIIGAVFGLIAVMKNLADPSKLGHGIAAAFTATIYGIASANLFFLPVASKLKSVIGGRSREQEMIIEGLIAIAQGENPRNIEAKLAGFLH from the coding sequence ATGGACATCTTCAGCCTCATCGGACTGCTGCTCGCGCTGGTCGCCCTGGTGGGCGGCAGCATCCTCAAGGGTGCCGGCCTGTCGTCGCTGTGGTCGTCGGCGGCGTTCGTCATCGTGATCCTCGGCACCATCGCCGCGATCCTGGTGCATACGCCGCCACCGGTGTTCAAGCGCGCGGTGTCGATCGTGCGCTGGATCGTGCGGCCGCCGGGCAACGATGGCGATGCGCTGATCGCGCAGATCGTGGAGTGGAGCAATATCGCACGCAAGCAGGGCCTGCTGGGCCTGGAGCCGGTGGTCGGCCAGCAGGAGGACCCGTTCCTGAAGAAGGGCCTGCAGATGCTGGTCGACGGCGTGGAGCCGGAAGCGATCCGCCACATGATGGAGATCGACCTCAACGGCCAGGAACACCAGGACCTGGCCGCGGCCAAGGTGTTCGAGGCCATGGGCATCTACGCACCCACGCTGGGCATCATCGGCGCCGTGTTCGGCCTGATTGCGGTGATGAAGAACCTGGCCGACCCCAGCAAGCTGGGCCACGGCATCGCCGCGGCGTTCACCGCCACCATCTACGGCATCGCCTCGGCCAACCTGTTCTTCCTGCCGGTCGCCAGCAAGCTCAAGAGCGTGATCGGCGGCCGCAGCCGCGAGCAGGAAATGATCATCGAAGGCCTGATCGCCATCGCCCAGGGCGAGAACCCGCGCAACATCGAGGCCAAGCTGGCCGGCTTCCTGCACTGA
- a CDS encoding chemotaxis protein CheA, with protein MSAVTPEIAADFLIEAQEILDRLGEQLVTLEQDPSDSAQLNAVFRGFHTLKGGAGFLGIQAMVNLCHAAEETLGLVRAGQATLEAQHFDAAQQSLDWLQQMLDAVGAGEDPPHAPQTLIDQFDVQAGAPVAHAAPAAPSAPAAPAAGDLISDDEFEALLDQLHGDAAPTTVVAAPAPPRAAPAPVKPAAPKPAAKAGGEIEQTIRVDTKRLDAIVNLVGELVLSRNRLKTLRARIRDEELDRAVSGLDIATARLQTAVMRTRMQPVGKVFSRFPKVARDVARQLQKEVDLELVGADTELDRNLVEALADPLVHLVRNAIDHGIEVPSLREACSKPRQGHVRLSAQQEGDFVTIEIRDDGAGIDPERLRVKALEKGLIDPEAAARLSHDECLQLIFLPGFSTKAEVTDISGRGVGMDVVQSRIRELSGQITIHSDVGRGSRFVIRVPLTLAILPTLLVQAGDPVYALPLARVMEVLHAPSESLRWFDGQAVLDRQSHTLPLVDLRQWLRVDPVMAPLLTIVVLQMGEQRFGLIVDQVRGREEVVIKPLPRAVRGLPGYAGATLIGDGRMALILDVDGLRATA; from the coding sequence ATGTCCGCCGTCACGCCCGAAATCGCCGCCGACTTCCTGATCGAAGCGCAGGAAATCCTCGACCGGCTCGGCGAACAGCTGGTCACGCTGGAACAGGACCCGTCCGACAGCGCTCAGCTCAACGCGGTGTTCCGCGGTTTCCACACGCTCAAGGGCGGTGCCGGCTTCCTCGGCATCCAGGCCATGGTCAACCTCTGCCACGCCGCCGAGGAGACGCTGGGCCTGGTCCGTGCCGGCCAGGCCACGCTGGAAGCCCAGCACTTCGATGCCGCCCAGCAGTCGCTGGACTGGCTGCAGCAGATGCTGGACGCGGTCGGCGCCGGCGAGGATCCGCCGCACGCGCCGCAGACCCTGATCGACCAGTTCGACGTGCAGGCCGGCGCGCCGGTCGCGCACGCCGCGCCTGCGGCGCCGTCGGCGCCCGCCGCACCCGCCGCCGGCGACCTGATCAGCGACGACGAATTCGAGGCCCTGCTCGACCAGTTGCATGGCGATGCCGCCCCGACGACCGTGGTGGCGGCTCCCGCGCCACCGCGCGCCGCGCCCGCCCCGGTCAAGCCGGCCGCGCCCAAGCCCGCCGCCAAGGCCGGTGGCGAGATCGAGCAGACCATCCGCGTGGACACCAAGCGGCTGGACGCCATCGTCAACCTGGTCGGCGAGCTGGTGCTGTCGCGCAACCGCCTGAAGACCCTGCGCGCGCGCATCCGGGACGAGGAACTGGACCGTGCGGTCAGCGGCCTGGACATCGCCACCGCCCGCCTGCAGACCGCCGTCATGCGCACGCGCATGCAGCCGGTGGGCAAGGTGTTCTCGCGCTTCCCCAAGGTGGCGCGCGACGTCGCCCGCCAGCTGCAGAAGGAGGTCGACCTGGAACTGGTCGGCGCCGATACCGAGCTGGACCGCAACCTCGTCGAGGCGCTGGCCGATCCGCTGGTGCACCTGGTGCGCAACGCCATCGACCACGGCATCGAAGTGCCCTCGCTCCGCGAGGCCTGCAGCAAGCCGCGGCAAGGCCACGTGCGCCTGTCGGCGCAGCAGGAGGGCGACTTCGTCACCATCGAGATCCGCGACGACGGCGCCGGCATCGATCCGGAACGCCTGCGCGTCAAGGCGCTGGAGAAGGGACTGATCGATCCCGAGGCCGCCGCCCGCCTGAGCCACGACGAATGCCTGCAGTTGATCTTCCTGCCCGGCTTCTCGACCAAGGCCGAGGTCACCGACATCTCCGGTCGCGGCGTCGGCATGGACGTGGTGCAGTCGCGCATCCGCGAACTCAGCGGCCAGATCACCATCCATTCCGATGTCGGCCGCGGCAGCCGCTTCGTCATCCGCGTGCCGCTGACGCTGGCCATCCTGCCCACGCTGCTGGTGCAGGCCGGCGATCCGGTCTATGCGCTGCCGCTGGCACGCGTGATGGAAGTGCTGCATGCGCCGTCGGAAAGCCTGCGCTGGTTCGACGGCCAGGCCGTGCTCGACCGGCAGAGCCACACGCTGCCGCTGGTCGACCTGCGCCAGTGGCTGCGCGTGGACCCGGTCATGGCGCCGCTGCTGACCATCGTGGTGCTGCAGATGGGCGAACAGCGCTTCGGCCTGATCGTGGACCAGGTGCGCGGCCGCGAGGAAGTCGTCATAAAGCCCCTGCCGCGCGCCGTGCGCGGCCTGCCCGGCTACGCCGGCGCCACCCTGATCGGCGACGGCCGCATGGCGCTGATCCTGGACGTGGACGGGCTGCGCGCGACGGCGTAA
- a CDS encoding protein phosphatase CheZ, producing MNAVADVTAARAALVEKLQHALDALEQGDEAGWRRELDAIAAWRTQPMMQGLGRLARELAQTLGELPPTDAGELDDACSRLDHVVEMTEQASHKTLDLAEQCRGYATQLKATELSADQAALVDQIGKGLSEMALAQSYQDLTGQIIRRVAGIVRRVHEGFGALGLPPPEKNRDRGSELAGPAVAGLDRNAFSQGDADDLLSGLGL from the coding sequence ATGAACGCCGTCGCCGACGTCACCGCTGCCCGCGCGGCGCTGGTGGAGAAACTGCAGCACGCACTCGATGCGCTGGAACAGGGCGACGAAGCCGGCTGGCGCCGCGAACTGGATGCGATCGCCGCCTGGCGCACGCAGCCGATGATGCAGGGCCTCGGCCGGCTGGCGCGCGAGCTGGCGCAGACGCTGGGCGAACTGCCGCCGACCGATGCCGGCGAACTCGACGACGCCTGCTCGCGACTCGACCACGTGGTCGAGATGACCGAACAGGCCAGCCACAAGACGCTGGACCTGGCCGAACAGTGCCGCGGCTACGCCACGCAGCTGAAGGCGACCGAGCTGTCGGCCGACCAGGCCGCGCTGGTGGACCAGATCGGCAAGGGCCTGTCCGAGATGGCGCTGGCGCAGAGCTACCAGGACCTCACCGGCCAGATCATCCGCCGCGTGGCCGGCATCGTGCGCCGCGTGCACGAGGGCTTCGGCGCCCTCGGCCTGCCGCCGCCGGAAAAAAACCGCGACAGGGGTTCAGAACTCGCCGGCCCGGCCGTTGCTGGTCTGGACCGCAACGCATTTTCGCAGGGCGACGCCGACGACCTGCTGTCCGGCCTGGGGTTGTAG
- a CDS encoding chemotaxis response regulator CheY produces the protein MRILIVDDFSTMRRIIKNLLNDLGYTNTAEADDGNTALVALAQGSFDFVVTDWNMPGMTGIELLKAIRADDRFKTLPVLMVTAEAKREQIIEAAQNGVNGYIIKPFTAQTLEEKLGKIFERLGAAA, from the coding sequence ATGCGCATCCTCATCGTGGACGACTTCTCCACGATGCGCCGCATCATCAAGAACCTGCTCAACGACCTGGGCTACACGAACACGGCCGAGGCCGACGACGGCAATACCGCGCTCGTCGCGCTGGCGCAGGGCAGCTTCGACTTCGTGGTCACCGACTGGAACATGCCCGGCATGACCGGCATCGAGCTGCTGAAGGCGATCCGCGCCGACGATCGCTTCAAGACCCTGCCGGTGCTGATGGTGACCGCCGAGGCCAAGCGCGAGCAGATCATCGAAGCGGCGCAGAACGGCGTGAACGGCTACATCATCAAGCCGTTCACCGCGCAGACGCTGGAAGAGAAGCTGGGCAAGATCTTCGAACGCCTGGGAGCGGCCGCCTGA